The following are encoded in a window of Cupriavidus oxalaticus genomic DNA:
- a CDS encoding DUF6130 family protein, which translates to MLNSFRLFATIVSFTVCVPALAQQRPEVGQPPAILPLESEAAPRLVAYPPLADPLARGVVIIQFKTENFRVMPVFGQDAVKVSPRIGHLHVTIDDWRGTWAHTSLDPVIVVGLAPGDHKIRLELADPSHKILATESVAVTVPDVKASGAHRH; encoded by the coding sequence ATGCTAAATTCGTTCAGGCTGTTTGCAACAATCGTATCGTTCACGGTATGCGTTCCCGCATTGGCGCAGCAGCGACCGGAAGTCGGGCAGCCCCCCGCGATTCTTCCGCTCGAGTCGGAAGCAGCGCCGAGGCTCGTCGCCTACCCTCCGCTGGCCGACCCATTGGCACGCGGCGTGGTGATCATTCAATTCAAGACAGAGAACTTTCGTGTGATGCCGGTCTTCGGACAAGATGCCGTCAAGGTATCTCCGCGAATCGGTCATCTTCACGTGACCATCGACGATTGGCGCGGCACATGGGCACATACCAGTCTTGATCCAGTTATCGTGGTCGGCCTTGCTCCCGGGGATCACAAGATCCGCCTGGAGCTTGCCGACCCCAGCCACAAGATCCTCGCTACCGAGTCCGTGGCAGTCACGGTGCCGGACGTGAAGGCATCAGGCGCCCACCGCCACTGA
- a CDS encoding organic hydroperoxide resistance protein, which translates to MPRLEKVIYTGKTRTTGGRDGAARSSDGHLDIKLSHLGTGTGTNPEQLLAAGWSACFIGALGKAAQTKGIALPKETAIDAEIDLGMNDDGYLLQARLHVSLPGIDRELAEALIATAHQTCPYSKATRGNIDVVTLLV; encoded by the coding sequence ATGCCTCGACTGGAAAAGGTTATTTACACTGGAAAGACCCGTACCACAGGTGGACGGGACGGCGCAGCACGTAGCTCTGATGGTCACCTGGACATCAAACTGTCTCATCTGGGCACTGGCACCGGAACGAACCCTGAGCAGTTGCTCGCGGCCGGCTGGTCGGCGTGTTTTATCGGCGCCCTTGGCAAAGCTGCGCAGACGAAGGGAATTGCCCTACCCAAAGAGACTGCCATTGATGCGGAGATCGATCTGGGCATGAATGACGACGGCTATTTGCTGCAGGCTCGGCTTCACGTGAGCCTCCCGGGCATCGACCGTGAGCTGGCGGAGGCTCTGATTGCGACAGCGCACCAGACGTGCCCGTATTCGAAGGCCACACGCGGCAATATTGACGTCGTAACGCTGCTTGTGTAG
- a CDS encoding RrF2 family transcriptional regulator has product MSYISTGVEYSLHCLLYLTRSRAAVEEASVRDLAELQGVPHDFLAKLFTKLAKAGLVVATEGIKGGFRLARPANQITVHDVVVAIDGEKALFDCLEIRGRCAVFDDHAPGWATRGVCSIHAVMQAAEKAMRAELKRHTLADLSQRVNDKTPASYGMQVVQWLSDRAANRRGEKPAATRSGPRRSS; this is encoded by the coding sequence ATGTCCTACATCAGCACAGGCGTCGAATACAGCCTGCACTGCCTGCTGTACCTGACGCGTTCGCGGGCGGCCGTGGAGGAAGCCAGCGTCCGTGATCTGGCTGAGCTTCAAGGCGTTCCGCACGACTTCCTGGCCAAGCTGTTCACCAAGTTGGCCAAGGCCGGGCTCGTGGTTGCGACGGAGGGCATCAAGGGCGGATTCCGACTCGCTCGGCCCGCCAATCAGATTACCGTTCACGATGTCGTGGTCGCGATCGACGGCGAGAAGGCGCTGTTCGACTGCCTCGAGATCCGTGGGCGCTGTGCCGTCTTCGATGATCACGCACCGGGCTGGGCGACGCGTGGCGTCTGCTCGATTCACGCTGTCATGCAGGCCGCGGAGAAAGCCATGCGGGCGGAACTGAAGCGGCACACTTTGGCCGACCTTTCCCAGCGCGTTAACGACAAGACACCGGCCAGCTACGGGATGCAGGTTGTCCAATGGCTGTCGGATCGTGCGGCAAATCGGCGCGGCGAAAAGCCTGCGGCCACGCGCTCGGGTCCGCGCAGGAGCAGTTGA
- a CDS encoding antibiotic biosynthesis monooxygenase family protein codes for MIYEIALLPVHEEHLDTFTDALAEVAPLLARAKGYGGHLLAQGIETPEVFNLIVRWSSLEDHRLGFEPSDDHRMFMAGLEGYLAGEPTVYHVREMALSADRTLPFV; via the coding sequence ATGATCTACGAAATTGCACTACTGCCCGTCCATGAGGAACATCTCGACACGTTTACCGATGCTCTCGCCGAGGTCGCGCCACTGCTCGCCCGAGCGAAGGGCTATGGCGGCCATCTGCTTGCACAGGGCATTGAAACGCCCGAAGTCTTCAACCTGATCGTACGATGGTCCTCGCTCGAGGATCATCGGCTGGGTTTCGAACCGAGCGATGATCATCGGATGTTCATGGCCGGATTGGAGGGATACCTGGCGGGAGAGCCGACGGTTTATCACGTTAGAGAGATGGCTCTCTCTGCGGATAGAACTCTGCCATTCGTCTAG